The genomic DNA ATCGAAGGTCGCCCGGCCCCAGAACACCCTGCTTTCGGCCACCGGCACCACGGTCTTCACCGTCATGTCGGCACTGGCGGCGCAGCACGGGGCGATCAACCTCGGCCAGGGCTTTCCGGACGAGGAAGGGCCGGCGGATGTGGTGCGGGCCGCGGCCGACGCGCTGCTCGACAACCGCAACCAGTACCCGCCGCTGACCGGCGTGCCCGAGCTGCGGGAGGCCGTGGCGGCCGCGAACCGCCGCTTCTACGGGCTGGAGATCGACCCGGCGGCGGAGGTGGTCGTCACCTCCGGCGCCACCGAGGCGATCACCGCCTGCCTGATGGCGCTGCTCGACCCGGGCGACGAGGTGGTGCTGATCGAGCCGCTCTACGACACCTACCTGCCGGTGGTGCGGATGCTGGGCGCGGTACCGAAGCTGGTGCGCCTCGCCCCGCCGAAATGGGAGCTGCCGCGCGCCGAGCTGGCCGCCGCCTTCGGGCCGAAGACCAAGGCGATCCTGCTCAACAGCCCGATGAACCCCGCCGGCAAGGTCTTCACCGCCGCCGAGCTCGCCTTCATCGCGGAGCTGGTGCAGCGCCACGACGCCTATGCGGTCTGCGACGAGGTCTACGAGCACCTGACCTTCGACGGCTGGAAGCACATCCCGCTGATGACCCTGCCCGGCATGCGCGAACGCTGCCTGCGCATCGGCTCGGCCGGCAAGACCTTCAGCCTGACCGGCTGGAAGGTGGGCTACATCACCTGCGACCGCTCCGTGGCGCCGAACGTGGCCAAGGCGCACCAGCTCCTGACCTTCACCACCCCACCGAACCTGCAGCGCGCGGTGGCGCTGGGGCTGGGCAAGGAGGATGCGTATTTCGAGGGCCTGTCCGGCGGGCTCCAGGCCAGGCGCGACCATCTCGCGGCGGGGCTGGAGCGGCTGGGCTTCGGCGTTCTGCCCGCCATGGGCTCCTACTTCATCACCGCCGATTTCCGGCCGCTGGGCTTCGCCGGGGACGACGTGGCCTTCTGCCGCCACATCACCGAGGCCGCGCGGGTGACGGCGATCCCCGTCAGCGCCTTCTATGCCGGGCCGGACGCGCCCAGCCACTATGCCCGCTTCGCCTTCTGCAAGCGGCTGGAGGTGCTGGACGAGGCCCTGGCGCGGCTGGAGGCCTGGAAGGCCGGGCGCGAGCAGGCGGGCGGCAAGGCGCGGGTGGTCTAGAACGGAGGGGAGGGGAGGCGGCGGGGGGCGTGCCAAACTTCGCGCGCGACCCCCGTTGACGACGCCACGGACGGGCCTTACACCGCGCCACACCGTGTGGCGGCCTTAGCTCAGTCGGTAGAGCGCCAGGTTGTGGTCTTGGATGTCACGGGTTCGAATCCCGTAGGTCGCCCCACCCTTCTCCCCCTCATGCGACGTTGATCCATCGGGATGCTCCCCGGGCCGCTCCGGCCGGGACAGGAACATCCGGCGATCCGGGGGTTGAGCGTAAGATGCAGTTCGACGTGGCGATCGTGGGCGGCGGGCCGGTGGGCCTCGCCTTCGCGCGGGAAATGGCCGGCAGCGGACTGTCGCTTGCCGTGATCGAGACGCAGCCCGAGGCGCGGCTGGCCGACCCGGGTTTCGACGGGCGCGAGATCGCGCTCACCCATCTCTCGCAGGACCTGATGCGCGCCCTGGGCGCCTGGGACCACCTGCCCGCCGGTGCCGCCTCGGCGCTGCGCGAGGCCCGGGTGCTGAACGGCGGCTCCCCCTATGCCCTGCATTTCGATGTGTCCGACCGGGCCGAGGCCGCGCTGGGCCAGCTCGTGCCGAACCACCTGATCCGCCGCGCGCTCTTCGCGGCGACGCGGGGGCAGGCGGGGCTGACGCTGCTGGCCGGCACCAGCGTCACCGGCGCCACGATCACCCGCCAGGGCGCCCGCCTGGCGCTGGCCGATGGGCGGGAGGTCGCGGCGAAGCTGGTGGTGGCGGCGGACACGCGCTTCTCGCCGTTGCGCAAGGCGCAGCGGATCGAGGCCGACGTCACGGATTTCGCGAAATCCATGCTGGTCTGCCGCCTGGAGCATGAGGGCGAGCACGGGCATGTCGCGACCGAGTGGTTCGACAACGACCAGACCATCGCCATGCTGCCGCTGAACGGCCGCTGCTCCTCGGCGGTGATCACCCTGCCCAAGCCGGAGATCGAGCGTCTGGCCGCCCTGGACGGCACCGCCTTCTCCGCCGAGGTGACCGAGCGCTACCGGAACCGTCTCGGCGCGATGCGCCTGGTCAGCAGCCGCCACACCTACCCGCTGGTCACCACCTATGCCCGCCGCTTCGTGGCGCCCCGCTTCGCCCTGATCGGCGACGCGGCGGTGGGGATGCACCCGGTGACGGCGCATGGCTTCAACCTCGGCCTGCGCGGCGCGCACACGCTGGCGGAGGAGCTGCGCGGCGCCCTGGCGCGCGGCGCGGACCTCGCCCGGGCGGAGGCGCTGGACGCACCGCTCGCGGCCTATGAGAGCCGGCACCGCCGCGCGACCTGGCCGCTCTATACGGGGACCAACCTGCTGGCGAAGCTCTACACGGACGAACGCGCCCCGGCGCGCCTCGCCCGCCATGCCGCGCTGCGCCTGGGCAACCGGCTGACCCCCTTCAAGCACCTCATCCGCGGCATGCTCATGGAAAGCGACGGGCCGCGCCCTTCCAGCCGGGGGTGATGCGCCTGCTGCTGGTCCGCCACCTGCCCGTCCCGGACGGGGCGGGACGCTGCTACGGCAGGCTCGACCTCCCGGCGCGCGCGGCGACGGCGGCGGAACTGGCCGCCATGCGCGACCAAACCTCCCGGCTGAGCCAGCCCATCCTGCTGAGCAGCCCGGCCCGGCGCTGCCGCGACCTCGCACGGCATCTCGGCCCGGCGCCGCGCCTGGAACCCCGGCTGCGGGAGCTGGATTTCGGCGCCTGGGAAGGCCTGCCCTGGGATGCCGTGCCCCGCGCGGCGCTGGACGCCTGGGCGGCCGATCCCACCGGCTTCACCCCCCCGGGCGGCGAAGGCATGGCCGACTTCCTCGCGCGCCTGGGCGCCCTGGCCGATACGCTACGCGAGGCGGGCCGGGACGCCGTGCTGGTGACCCATGGCGGACCGATGCGGGTGCTGCCCGCGCTGCTGCGGGGGGCGGCGCCGGACCTCCTCGCCCCCGCGCCGGGCTTCGGCACGACGCTGCGGGTGGAACTGCCCGGAGCCTGAGGCGCGTGGGCTTTTCGCCCCTTGCCCTCCGCCCGCTTCTCGCCTTCGCTCTCCGGCAGAAGAAGAACCTGCCGGAAACCCGTCCATGTCCCTTGTCCCGCGCCGCCGCGCGCTGCGTTCCGCCCTGGCCACGATCTCCCTGGCCATGATTCCCCTGGCGACCGCCCTGCCGCCGCTGGCCTCGCCCGCCCATGCCCAGGCCGCCTGGCCGGACCGTCCCTTGCGGCTGATCCTCCCCTACACACCCGGCGGCGGCACGGATTCCGTCGCCCGCGCCCTGGGCGCGCGCCTCCACACCGCGCTGGGCCAGGCCGTGGTGGTGGAGAACCGTCCGGGCGCGGGCGGCAACCTCTCGACCGAGCTGGTGGCGACCGCGAAGCCGGATGGCTACACGCTGCTGATGGGCAACCAGGGTCCCATGACGGTGAACCCGACCCTGTTCGGCAAGACGCTGAAGGTCGATCCGCTCGCCGCGCTGGACCCGGTGGCGATGGTGGCGGAAACGCAGCTCGTGCTGGTGGCCGGCCCCGGCACGAAGGCGGCGGACCTCGCCTCGCTGCTCGACGAGGCCCGGGCGAAGAAAGGCGAGCTGAACTACGCCTCGCCCGGCAACGGCTCGGCCGGGCACCTCGCCATGGCCCTGCTGTTGCAACAGGCGGGCGTGGAGGCGGTGCACTTCCCCTTCAAGGGCGCGGCGCCCGGCCTGACCGACGTGGCGGCGGGCCATATGGCGGTGATGATCAGCACGCTGCCCTCCGTGCTGGGCCTGGTGCAGGGCGGGGCGCTGCGGGCCCTGGCGGTGACCGGCGACAAGCGTTCCCCGGCCCTCCCGGATGTGCCGGCGGTATCCGAGACCCTGCCCGGCTACCGGGTCACCGCCTGGTACGGGATCCTGGTGCCGCATGGCACGCCGGAGCCGGTGCGGGCGCGGCTGGAAGGCGCGATCCTCGGCAGCCTTGACGCACCGGACCTCGCGGAGAGCCTGCGCAAGGAGGGGGCGGACCCCTATCCGATGCCCGGCGACGCCTTCCGCCGCTTCATGGAGGGCGAGCGGACGCGCTGGGCCAAGGTGATCGAGGTGGCGAGGATCACCGCGGACTGACCGGTCTCCCGGGAGGCGCCGGCAGGAGCGCGTCCAGCGGCACCGCCTCCGCCATGGCGAGGTAGCCGGCCCGGTTCGGGTGCAGCCCATCCCCCGCGCCGCCCGCCGTGCTGCCCGGCACCATCTCCGGCCGCAGCCCGCCCGTGGCCGGGTCCAGCGTGGCGCGGTCGAAATCCGCCACCGCGTCGAACAGGCCGGAATGCCGGATGGCCTCGTTGACCGCCCGCCGGCGCGCATCCTGCTCCGCGCCGCCATGGGCAGGGTTGGTGCTGGCCAGGGCCGAGGTGAGGGTGGCGCCCACCAGCCGCACCCCGGGAAGGCCGGCCCGCAGCCGCCGGGCGCCCTCCCGCATCCCCGCCACCACCGTCTCCGGCGTGACGCCGCTGCCGCGCGCCAGGTCGTTGATTCCCAGCGCCCAGATCACCGCACGCACGCCGGACAGGCGGATCACATCCCGCTCCAGCCGTTCCAGCCCTGGCGGGCCGCCGGGCCAGGGGGCGCCGGGGCCGTAGCCCTCCGGCCCCAGGATGCGGTTGCCGTTGATCCCTGCATTCACCACAGAAACCGGCCCGCCATGCGCGGCGCCCAGGCGGCGGGCCAGCACATCCGGCCAGCGGTCATCGCCGTTCAGTGTGGCGCCCACGCCATCGGTGATGGAATCGCCCAATGCCACGACCACGGGCAGACCGGGCGGAGCCTGCATGTCCACCGCGTCGAGGAAGAACCAGGAGGTGGTGGAAAAGGGAAAGCCGCCCTCATCCTCCCGCTCCCCCAGCGATCCGCCCCCAGGCGCGGAGAGATAGGAAGTCTGGAGCGCCGTGGCGTGCCAGGTCATCGGCCCGCTCGGCCCGGCGATATGGAAGGAAACCGCCAGCTTGCGCCCTTCCAGCAACGCGGGCGGCGGATCGCTGAAGGGCAGGGGGACAGGATCGGACCAGGCCTCGCCCCCCGGGGGGATCGAGACGCGCCGCCCGCCCCCGAAGCGCACCGGCTGGTTGCTCCCCGGCAGCAGCGCGGCCCCGCCGGACTGCACCCCCGCCCAGGCATCCCCGATCACCAGCGCCCGCGTACCGAAGGCATTGGAGAAGCGCAGCCGCAGGCGCGGCCCCCAGAAGCCGGGGCGCAGCACCATGCGGAAGCTCTGGTCGCGGGCGCCACCGGCCGGGTCCGGCAGGCTGCGCCCCTGCTCCGGCTGGGCGGAGGTGAAGCCCACCGGATAGGGGCCCTGTGCCGGGGCCGCCCAGACGGAGGCCCAGCCAGGGAGGGGTGAAGGCTGCGCCAGGGCCGGCCGGGCCAGACCCGGCCCGGTCAGGGGCGCGGCGGCCAGCGCCCGCAACACCCCGCGCCGCCGCAGGAACACCTGGGAAGGAAGGTCTCGTCCCGGATCGGCCATGCCGCAGCCTTCCATCCCGGGCGGCAGGCGGCAAGCCAGCGGATCAGCCAGGTCTCACCAGGCAGGCCGCCAGCAGGCTCAGCACCAGCGCCTCGGCCAGTTGCTCGCAGGCGCCCAGCACATCCCCCGTATGGCCACCCACCTGCCGCCGGGCCAGCCGCGCCATCGCCAGCGCGGCCAGTCCCGCGAGAAGGATGCCGCCCAGCGCCACCGGCAGCGGAAGCAGCGCCAGTCCCGGCAGCGCCGCCAGCGCCGCGCCGCCCGCCAGCAGCCCTCCCCCCGGCCGGCCGAGCAGCGCTGCCAGCCCATCCGGCCGCGCGGGCGGCGCCAGCGCCAGCACGCCCAGGATCGCGCCCCGCCCCAGCGCCCCGCTCACCACGAGCGACGCCACCATCGTCCCGGGCCCCGGCATCGCAGCCAGAGCGAGGCCCCGGATACCGAGGGACAGCGCCAGGGCCAGCACGCCATAGCTGCCGATCCGGCTGTCGCGCATGATCTCCAGCTTGCGCGCCCGGTCCCGCCCGCCGCCGAAGCCGTCGGCGGTGTCGGCCAGCCCGTCCTCGTGCAGCGCCCCGGTCAGCAACAGCAGCGCCGCCAGGGCCCAGGCCGCCGCGAGCCCGCCCGGCAGGCCCAGCCACAGCCCCAGCGCCCCCACCACGCCGCCGAGCAGCCCCACCAGCGCGCCGACCAACGGATAGGCCCAGACGCCGCCGGACAGATCCCCCCTCCAGCCCTTCCGCGCCAGGGCACCGGCCGGCAGCCGGGTCAGCACCATGGCGGCGCCCACCAGATCGTCCCGCAGCCGCCCGGCGAGGCGGCGGATCACGCCTCGCGGTCCGAAACCCCGGCCTCGGCGAAGGTGGCCATCCCGGCATGGCAGGCGAGCGCGGCACGAAGCAGCGGCACCGCCAGCGCGGCGCCGGATGCCTCGCCCAGCCGCAGGCCGAGATCGAGCAGCGGCTCCATCCCCAGCGCGGCGAGCAGCGTGGCGCAGCCGGCTTCGGCGGAACGGTGCGCCGCCCGGGCATGGTCCAGCCCATCACCGCGCAGCCGGGCCAGCGGCGCCACCGCGGCGAGGCAGACATAGCCGTCCAGCAGCACCGGCACGCCCCGCTGCCGGGCGGCCAGGGCGGCGCCGAGCATGGCCGCCGTCTCCCGCCCGCCCAGGGCGCGCGCGGCGTGCAGCGGGTCCCGCCGTGTCTCCGGATGGCGGGCCAGGGCGGCATCCACGGCGGCGCGCTTGCGGGCCAGCCCGGCATCGTCCACCCCCGTGCCGCGCCCGGCCCAGCGATGCCCGTCGCCGCCGAACAGGGCCGCGGCCAGGGCGGCGGCGGCGGTGGTGTTGCCGATGCCCATCTCGCCCAGGCACAGCAGTTCCGTTCCCGGCCGCAGGGCGGCATGGCCCATGGAGACGGCGGCCAGGAATTCGGCCTCCCCCATGGCCGGGCCTTCGGTGAAGTCCCCCGTCGGCGTGTCGAGCGCCAGCGGCACCACGCGCAGCTCCGCCCCGGCCAGCCGCGCGATCTGGTTGATGGCGGCGCCGCCCGCCGCATAGTTCGCCACCATCTGCGCCGTCAC from Roseomonas gilardii includes the following:
- a CDS encoding GDSL-type esterase/lipase family protein; protein product: MADPGRDLPSQVFLRRRGVLRALAAAPLTGPGLARPALAQPSPLPGWASVWAAPAQGPYPVGFTSAQPEQGRSLPDPAGGARDQSFRMVLRPGFWGPRLRLRFSNAFGTRALVIGDAWAGVQSGGAALLPGSNQPVRFGGGRRVSIPPGGEAWSDPVPLPFSDPPPALLEGRKLAVSFHIAGPSGPMTWHATALQTSYLSAPGGGSLGEREDEGGFPFSTTSWFFLDAVDMQAPPGLPVVVALGDSITDGVGATLNGDDRWPDVLARRLGAAHGGPVSVVNAGINGNRILGPEGYGPGAPWPGGPPGLERLERDVIRLSGVRAVIWALGINDLARGSGVTPETVVAGMREGARRLRAGLPGVRLVGATLTSALASTNPAHGGAEQDARRRAVNEAIRHSGLFDAVADFDRATLDPATGGLRPEMVPGSTAGGAGDGLHPNRAGYLAMAEAVPLDALLPAPPGRPVSPR
- a CDS encoding Bug family tripartite tricarboxylate transporter substrate binding protein, which produces MSLVPRRRALRSALATISLAMIPLATALPPLASPAHAQAAWPDRPLRLILPYTPGGGTDSVARALGARLHTALGQAVVVENRPGAGGNLSTELVATAKPDGYTLLMGNQGPMTVNPTLFGKTLKVDPLAALDPVAMVAETQLVLVAGPGTKAADLASLLDEARAKKGELNYASPGNGSAGHLAMALLLQQAGVEAVHFPFKGAAPGLTDVAAGHMAVMISTLPSVLGLVQGGALRALAVTGDKRSPALPDVPAVSETLPGYRVTAWYGILVPHGTPEPVRARLEGAILGSLDAPDLAESLRKEGADPYPMPGDAFRRFMEGERTRWAKVIEVARITAD
- a CDS encoding adenosylcobinamide-GDP ribazoletransferase codes for the protein MIRRLAGRLRDDLVGAAMVLTRLPAGALARKGWRGDLSGGVWAYPLVGALVGLLGGVVGALGLWLGLPGGLAAAWALAALLLLTGALHEDGLADTADGFGGGRDRARKLEIMRDSRIGSYGVLALALSLGIRGLALAAMPGPGTMVASLVVSGALGRGAILGVLALAPPARPDGLAALLGRPGGGLLAGGAALAALPGLALLPLPVALGGILLAGLAALAMARLARRQVGGHTGDVLGACEQLAEALVLSLLAACLVRPG
- a CDS encoding aminotransferase, coding for MKPPGQAQNAGSKVARPQNTLLSATGTTVFTVMSALAAQHGAINLGQGFPDEEGPADVVRAAADALLDNRNQYPPLTGVPELREAVAAANRRFYGLEIDPAAEVVVTSGATEAITACLMALLDPGDEVVLIEPLYDTYLPVVRMLGAVPKLVRLAPPKWELPRAELAAAFGPKTKAILLNSPMNPAGKVFTAAELAFIAELVQRHDAYAVCDEVYEHLTFDGWKHIPLMTLPGMRERCLRIGSAGKTFSLTGWKVGYITCDRSVAPNVAKAHQLLTFTTPPNLQRAVALGLGKEDAYFEGLSGGLQARRDHLAAGLERLGFGVLPAMGSYFITADFRPLGFAGDDVAFCRHITEAARVTAIPVSAFYAGPDAPSHYARFAFCKRLEVLDEALARLEAWKAGREQAGGKARVV
- the cobT gene encoding nicotinate-nucleotide--dimethylbenzimidazole phosphoribosyltransferase, encoding MTAFTTLDSLRAACLDLPGGDEAAAGAVAARQARLTKPPGSLGRLEELAAWMARWQRRGMPALDRVEVLVFAGNHGVVARGVSPYPPSVTAQMVANYAAGGAAINQIARLAGAELRVVPLALDTPTGDFTEGPAMGEAEFLAAVSMGHAALRPGTELLCLGEMGIGNTTAAAALAAALFGGDGHRWAGRGTGVDDAGLARKRAAVDAALARHPETRRDPLHAARALGGRETAAMLGAALAARQRGVPVLLDGYVCLAAVAPLARLRGDGLDHARAAHRSAEAGCATLLAALGMEPLLDLGLRLGEASGAALAVPLLRAALACHAGMATFAEAGVSDREA
- the ubiM gene encoding 5-demethoxyubiquinol-8 5-hydroxylase UbiM, coding for MQFDVAIVGGGPVGLAFAREMAGSGLSLAVIETQPEARLADPGFDGREIALTHLSQDLMRALGAWDHLPAGAASALREARVLNGGSPYALHFDVSDRAEAALGQLVPNHLIRRALFAATRGQAGLTLLAGTSVTGATITRQGARLALADGREVAAKLVVAADTRFSPLRKAQRIEADVTDFAKSMLVCRLEHEGEHGHVATEWFDNDQTIAMLPLNGRCSSAVITLPKPEIERLAALDGTAFSAEVTERYRNRLGAMRLVSSRHTYPLVTTYARRFVAPRFALIGDAAVGMHPVTAHGFNLGLRGAHTLAEELRGALARGADLARAEALDAPLAAYESRHRRATWPLYTGTNLLAKLYTDERAPARLARHAALRLGNRLTPFKHLIRGMLMESDGPRPSSRG
- a CDS encoding histidine phosphatase family protein — translated: MRLLLVRHLPVPDGAGRCYGRLDLPARAATAAELAAMRDQTSRLSQPILLSSPARRCRDLARHLGPAPRLEPRLRELDFGAWEGLPWDAVPRAALDAWAADPTGFTPPGGEGMADFLARLGALADTLREAGRDAVLVTHGGPMRVLPALLRGAAPDLLAPAPGFGTTLRVELPGA